From a region of the Tenggerimyces flavus genome:
- a CDS encoding SigE family RNA polymerase sigma factor, which translates to MTREPVRLASSFALDGDRDEQFASFVAAAGPYLLHTAELLSGDLARAQDLVQATFERTYRAWGRARDGDPWAYARRILVNLRVDGWRRTRRELLAAPGDLPVASSPDHAAAVAARGTVVRALAQLPLAQRRVVVLRHLLDLTESEVARELGISVGTVKSHNARGLARLRSLLSEGELP; encoded by the coding sequence ATGACGCGCGAGCCGGTCCGCCTGGCCTCTTCGTTCGCTCTCGACGGCGATCGGGACGAGCAGTTCGCCTCGTTCGTCGCCGCGGCTGGTCCGTATCTGCTGCACACCGCGGAGCTGCTGTCCGGCGACCTCGCCCGGGCTCAGGACCTGGTGCAGGCGACGTTCGAACGGACCTATCGCGCGTGGGGCCGTGCGCGCGACGGCGACCCCTGGGCGTACGCGCGCCGCATCCTGGTCAACCTGCGCGTCGACGGCTGGCGTCGGACCCGCCGCGAGCTGTTGGCGGCGCCCGGCGACCTGCCGGTCGCTTCCTCGCCCGACCACGCGGCAGCCGTCGCGGCACGCGGAACGGTGGTCCGCGCGCTCGCGCAGCTGCCGCTCGCGCAACGGCGGGTGGTCGTGCTGCGGCATCTGCTCGACCTGACCGAATCCGAGGTCGCCCGCGAGCTCGGCATCTCGGTCGGGACCGTCAAGTCCCACAACGCCCGCGGGCTGGCCCGCCTGCGTTCGCTTCTCTCGGAGGGGGAGCTGCCGTGA
- a CDS encoding YebC/PmpR family DNA-binding transcriptional regulator: MSGHSKWATTKHKKAVIDAKRGKLFAKLIKNIEVAARVGGGDVGGNPTLYDAIQKAKKSSVPNDNIDRAVKRGSGQEAGAADWQTIMYEGYGPAGVALLIECLTDNRNRAAGDVRAIMTRNNGSMADAGSVSYLFTRKGVVVVPVEQEGKKLSEDDVLETVLDAGAEEVNDLGEAFEVITEPTDLVAVRTALQTAGTDYDSAESSFMPSVTVPLEEDDARKVFRLVEALEDCDDVQNVYANFDVSDEVMEKVG; the protein is encoded by the coding sequence ATGTCCGGCCACTCCAAGTGGGCGACCACCAAGCACAAGAAGGCGGTCATCGACGCCAAGCGCGGCAAGCTCTTCGCGAAGTTGATCAAGAACATCGAGGTCGCGGCCCGCGTCGGCGGCGGTGACGTGGGCGGCAACCCCACGTTGTACGACGCCATCCAGAAGGCGAAGAAGTCGTCGGTCCCGAACGACAACATCGACCGCGCGGTCAAGCGCGGGTCCGGCCAGGAGGCCGGCGCCGCCGACTGGCAGACGATCATGTACGAGGGCTACGGCCCCGCCGGCGTCGCGCTGCTGATCGAGTGCCTCACCGACAACCGCAACCGCGCGGCGGGTGACGTGCGCGCGATCATGACGCGCAACAACGGCTCCATGGCCGACGCGGGCAGCGTGTCGTACCTGTTCACCCGCAAGGGCGTCGTGGTCGTGCCGGTCGAGCAGGAGGGCAAGAAGCTCTCCGAGGACGACGTACTGGAGACCGTGCTGGACGCGGGCGCCGAGGAGGTCAACGACCTCGGCGAGGCGTTCGAGGTCATCACCGAGCCGACCGACCTGGTCGCGGTGCGGACGGCGCTGCAGACCGCGGGGACCGACTACGACTCGGCGGAGTCGAGCTTCATGCCCAGCGTGACCGTGCCGCTGGAGGAGGACGACGCCCGCAAGGTCTTCCGGTTGGTCGAGGCGCTCGAGGACTGCGACGACGTGCAGAACGTGTACGCGAACTTCGACGTCTCGGACGAGGTCATGGAGAAGGTGGGGTAG
- the pdxT gene encoding pyridoxal 5'-phosphate synthase glutaminase subunit PdxT — protein MVTPTIGVLALQGDVREHVRMLAASGAEAVPVRRREELLAVDGLVLPGGESTTMIKLIEAFELLEPLRKRVADGMPAFGTCAGMILLADKIADGIAGQETIGGMATTVRRNAFGRQVDSFEGDLAFTDGLAGDRPFHAVFIRAPWVEEVRGHARVLARVATGPATGRIVAVRQGHLLATAFHPELTGDPRVHEYFVGIVKEA, from the coding sequence ATGGTGACGCCTACGATCGGCGTGCTCGCCCTGCAGGGCGACGTACGCGAGCACGTCCGCATGCTCGCCGCGAGCGGCGCCGAGGCCGTGCCCGTACGTCGGCGCGAGGAGCTGCTCGCGGTCGACGGCCTGGTGCTCCCGGGCGGCGAGTCGACCACGATGATCAAGCTGATCGAGGCGTTCGAGCTGCTCGAGCCGCTGCGCAAGCGGGTCGCGGACGGGATGCCGGCGTTCGGAACCTGCGCCGGCATGATCCTGCTCGCGGACAAGATCGCGGACGGGATCGCAGGTCAGGAGACGATCGGCGGCATGGCGACGACCGTCCGGCGGAACGCGTTCGGGCGCCAGGTGGACTCGTTCGAGGGCGATCTGGCGTTCACCGACGGGCTGGCCGGCGACCGCCCGTTCCACGCCGTGTTCATCCGCGCGCCGTGGGTCGAGGAGGTCCGCGGACACGCGCGGGTGCTTGCCCGCGTGGCGACGGGGCCGGCCACAGGTAGGATCGTTGCCGTTCGCCAGGGTCACCTGCTCGCGACGGCCTTCCACCCCGAGTTGACCGGCGACCCCCGGGTACACGAGTACTTCGTAGGAATCGTCAAGGAGGCGTAG
- the pdxS gene encoding pyridoxal 5'-phosphate synthase lyase subunit PdxS, with translation MTDDQTAPVTGTAQVKRGMAEMLKGGVIMDVVTPEQAKIAEDAGAVAVMALERVPADIRVQGGVARMSDPDMIDGIIGAVSIPVMAKARIGHFVEAQVLQAIGVDYIDESEVLTPADEAHHIDKWKFTVPFVCGATNLGEALRRISEGAAMIRSKGEAGTGNVVEATRHMRQIRSDIRKLGTYDETELYAAAKELRAPYSLVKEVAELGKLPVVLFTAGGLATPADAAMMMQLGAEGVFVGSGIFKSGDPEKRAAAIVKATTFFDDPDVVAKVSRGLGEAMVGINVATLPESERLATRGW, from the coding sequence GTGACCGACGACCAAACCGCCCCCGTCACCGGCACTGCCCAGGTGAAGCGGGGCATGGCCGAGATGCTCAAGGGCGGCGTGATCATGGACGTCGTCACACCTGAGCAGGCGAAGATCGCCGAGGACGCCGGTGCCGTCGCGGTGATGGCGCTCGAGCGCGTCCCCGCCGACATCCGCGTTCAGGGCGGCGTCGCGCGGATGAGCGACCCGGACATGATCGACGGCATCATTGGCGCCGTCTCGATCCCGGTGATGGCGAAGGCGCGCATCGGCCACTTCGTCGAGGCGCAGGTGTTGCAGGCGATCGGCGTCGACTACATCGACGAGTCCGAGGTTCTGACGCCGGCCGACGAGGCGCACCACATCGACAAGTGGAAGTTCACCGTGCCGTTCGTCTGCGGCGCCACCAACCTCGGTGAGGCCCTCCGCCGCATCTCCGAGGGCGCGGCGATGATCCGTTCCAAGGGCGAGGCCGGTACGGGCAACGTCGTCGAGGCGACCCGCCACATGCGCCAGATCCGGTCCGACATCCGCAAGCTGGGGACGTACGACGAGACCGAGCTGTACGCCGCGGCCAAGGAGCTGCGCGCGCCGTACAGCCTGGTCAAGGAGGTCGCCGAGCTCGGCAAGCTCCCCGTCGTGCTGTTCACGGCCGGCGGTCTCGCGACCCCGGCCGACGCGGCGATGATGATGCAGCTCGGCGCCGAGGGCGTGTTCGTCGGCTCCGGCATCTTCAAGTCCGGCGACCCGGAGAAGCGTGCCGCGGCGATCGTCAAGGCCACGACGTTCTTCGACGACCCCGACGTGGTCGCGAAGGTCTCGCGCGGTCTCGGCGAGGCCATGGTCGGCATCAACGTCGCGACTCTGCCGGAGAGCGAGCGGCTCGCCACCCGCGGATGGTGA